In Leptolyngbya sp. SIO1E4, one DNA window encodes the following:
- a CDS encoding DUF3148 domain-containing protein, with the protein MTLAFVVGDRVRLKSQPPYFKTADPMPMLRPPDLILVGEVGIVLDQRPGGYWAVKFERGALLVDGEYLERAIVDAAAEGS; encoded by the coding sequence ATGACCTTAGCCTTTGTCGTGGGCGATCGCGTTCGCCTCAAATCTCAACCCCCTTACTTCAAAACGGCTGATCCGATGCCTATGTTGCGTCCGCCCGATTTGATCTTGGTGGGAGAGGTTGGCATTGTTCTAGATCAGCGTCCTGGGGGATATTGGGCCGTCAAGTTTGAGCGTGGGGCCCTGCTGGTAGACGGCGAATATCTAGAGCGCGCAATTGTAGACGCTGCTGCTGAAGGCAGCTGA
- the gltB gene encoding glutamate synthase large subunit — MTHTFSPPKQGLYDPQLEHDACGVGFIVHMKGVQSHEIVEQGLTILSNLAHRGAVGAEANTGDGAGILMQLPHKFLAKVAAAEGITLPQPGHYGVGFFFVSPDPVERENSHRIFEDIVAAEGQQVLGWRDVPTDDASLGATAKASEPVMQQAFIQRSADLVDELAFERKLYVIRKRSHSAIRPTGVDPYWYATSLSCRTLVYKGMLTPEQVGLYFPDLADPDLESALALVHSRFSTNTFPSWERSHPYRYVAHNGEINTLRGNINWMYARQSMFESDLFGDDLQRAQPLINKDGSDSGIFDNTLELMTLAGRSLPHAVMMMIPEPWAAHESMSDEKKAFYEYHACLMEPWDGPASIAFTDGTMMGAVLDRNGLRPSRYTVTKDDRVIMASEAGVLPIEPEQVAYKGRLEPGRMFLVNMEAGRIVADEEIKQQIAAAHPYREWLNRYRVDLADLPTPADPVLGEEPASPLSIRQKAFGYTFEELRMLLKPMAQNGVEAVGAMGTDTPLPVLSNRPRLLYDYFHQLFAQVTNPPIDSIREAIITSAETTIGSEHNLLKPEPESCHLIDLKMPIISNAELAKLKHAKAFPSVTLPILFNPQTGPAGLEASLDGIFQAADAAIAAGNSLIILSDRGVDQDHAAIPALLAVSGLHHHLIHQGTRTRVGIVLESGEPREVHHFAVLIGYGCGAINPYLAFETFEGMIRDRLMPDISVEKAHKNYVKAVVKGVIKIASKIGISTIQSYRGAQIFEALGLNQAVIDKYFTWTASRIQGVGLDVLAEEAIQRHRHAFPDRPTEQVTLDVGGDYQWRKDGEAHLLSPEVIHTLQKAVRTGDYESYKRYAALVNEQEKQRFRLRDLLQFKVRDPVPLEEVEPIEAITRRFKTGAMSYGSISKEAHEALAIAMNRIGGKSNTGEGGEDPERYTWTNEKGDSKNSAIKQVASGRFGVTSLYLSQAKEIQIKMAQGAKPGEGGQLPGRKVYPWIAKVRHSTPGVGLISPPPHHDIYSIEDLAELIHDLKNANRQARINVKLVSEVGVGTIAAGVAKAHADVILISGFDGGTGASPQTSIKHAGLPWELGLAETHQTLVMNNLRSRVVVETDGQMKTGRDVVIAALLGAEEFGFSTAPLVSLGCIMMRVCHMNTCPVGVATQNPDLRKHFMGDPDHVVNYMRFIAQEIREWMAQLGFRTLDEMVGRTDVLEPKQAIDHWKAKGLDLSPILHQPEVEPEVGRYCQISQDHGLEKSLDMTTLLDLCQPAIERGDKVAATLPIRNTNRVVGTILGNEITQRHWEGLPEDTVHLHFQGSAGQSFGAFVPKGVTLELEGDANDYFGKGLSGGKIILYPPKQSTFVPEENIITGNVAFYGATSGEAYIRGLAGERFCVRNSGVRAVVEGVGDHACEYMTGGKAVILGSTGRNFAAGMSGGIAYVLDEGGDFSSRCNTDMVDLETLDDPEEIRELHDMIQRHVAYTDSSRGAEVLAHWDNTVTKFVKVMPRDYKRVLQHIQKAIADGLTGDDALSAAFEENARDIARISGS; from the coding sequence ATGACTCATACGTTTTCGCCCCCAAAGCAGGGACTCTATGACCCCCAACTTGAGCACGATGCTTGCGGTGTTGGCTTCATCGTCCATATGAAAGGAGTCCAGTCTCATGAGATTGTGGAGCAAGGGCTCACTATTCTGTCGAATTTGGCTCACCGGGGTGCGGTGGGTGCTGAAGCGAACACGGGCGACGGTGCGGGTATTTTAATGCAGCTGCCCCACAAGTTTTTGGCAAAGGTGGCCGCCGCCGAGGGTATCACGCTCCCCCAGCCTGGGCACTACGGCGTAGGATTTTTCTTTGTTTCCCCTGACCCGGTAGAACGAGAGAACAGCCACCGGATTTTTGAAGACATTGTGGCTGCAGAAGGGCAGCAGGTGCTTGGTTGGCGGGATGTGCCCACTGATGATGCTTCTTTAGGGGCAACGGCAAAGGCCAGTGAACCTGTAATGCAGCAGGCATTCATTCAGCGCTCTGCGGATCTGGTGGATGAACTGGCCTTTGAGCGCAAGCTTTACGTTATCCGCAAGCGATCGCACTCTGCCATTCGCCCCACAGGTGTAGATCCCTATTGGTACGCCACGAGCCTATCCTGTCGCACGCTTGTCTATAAAGGCATGTTGACGCCGGAGCAGGTGGGCCTATACTTCCCAGATTTAGCCGATCCTGACCTAGAAAGCGCGCTGGCCCTGGTGCATTCTCGCTTCAGCACCAATACCTTCCCCAGTTGGGAGCGATCGCACCCCTATCGCTACGTGGCCCACAACGGCGAAATTAACACCCTGCGCGGCAACATTAACTGGATGTATGCCCGGCAATCGATGTTTGAGTCAGATCTCTTTGGTGATGACTTGCAGCGGGCCCAGCCGCTCATTAATAAGGACGGGAGCGATTCCGGCATTTTTGACAACACGCTGGAGCTGATGACCCTGGCGGGTCGTTCCCTGCCCCATGCCGTCATGATGATGATTCCAGAACCGTGGGCAGCTCATGAATCCATGAGCGATGAGAAGAAAGCTTTTTACGAATATCATGCCTGCCTGATGGAGCCCTGGGATGGCCCTGCCTCTATTGCGTTTACTGACGGCACCATGATGGGGGCAGTGCTAGATCGCAATGGATTACGCCCCTCGCGCTACACCGTCACTAAAGACGACCGGGTGATCATGGCCTCTGAAGCAGGCGTGCTGCCCATTGAGCCAGAGCAGGTTGCCTATAAAGGACGGCTGGAGCCGGGGCGCATGTTTCTGGTGAATATGGAAGCAGGTCGCATTGTCGCCGATGAGGAAATTAAGCAGCAGATTGCCGCTGCACACCCCTATCGAGAGTGGCTGAACCGCTATCGGGTGGATTTGGCTGATTTACCCACCCCGGCGGATCCCGTTTTAGGGGAAGAACCTGCCTCGCCCCTGTCTATTCGTCAAAAGGCATTCGGCTACACCTTTGAGGAGCTGCGAATGCTGCTGAAGCCGATGGCTCAAAACGGGGTAGAGGCGGTCGGAGCGATGGGAACTGATACGCCGCTGCCGGTGTTGTCTAATCGCCCTCGACTGCTGTATGACTATTTCCATCAGCTGTTTGCCCAGGTTACGAATCCACCCATTGACTCTATTCGCGAGGCCATCATTACCTCGGCGGAGACCACCATTGGCAGTGAACATAATCTGCTGAAGCCAGAGCCAGAAAGCTGCCATCTCATTGACCTCAAGATGCCGATTATCAGCAACGCTGAGTTAGCAAAGCTGAAGCACGCGAAAGCGTTTCCGTCGGTAACGCTGCCGATTTTGTTTAATCCTCAAACCGGCCCTGCGGGGCTGGAGGCGTCCCTAGATGGCATTTTTCAGGCGGCAGATGCGGCGATCGCGGCAGGGAACAGCTTGATAATCTTGTCGGATCGAGGCGTCGATCAGGATCACGCAGCCATTCCGGCGCTGCTGGCTGTGTCTGGACTGCACCATCACCTGATTCATCAGGGCACCCGCACCCGCGTAGGCATTGTGCTGGAGTCAGGCGAACCCCGTGAGGTGCATCATTTTGCAGTGCTCATCGGCTATGGCTGTGGGGCCATCAACCCCTATCTGGCCTTTGAAACCTTTGAGGGGATGATTCGAGATCGCCTGATGCCTGATATCTCGGTCGAAAAAGCCCACAAGAATTATGTGAAAGCGGTGGTTAAGGGGGTGATCAAGATTGCCTCTAAGATTGGCATCTCCACGATCCAGAGCTATCGCGGTGCGCAGATTTTTGAAGCCCTGGGCTTAAATCAAGCGGTGATTGATAAATATTTCACCTGGACGGCGTCCCGCATTCAGGGGGTAGGGCTAGATGTCCTGGCAGAAGAAGCGATTCAGCGACACCGCCATGCGTTCCCCGATCGCCCCACAGAGCAAGTCACCCTAGATGTCGGCGGCGACTACCAGTGGCGCAAAGACGGTGAGGCCCACCTCTTGAGCCCGGAGGTGATTCATACTCTGCAAAAAGCCGTGCGCACTGGGGATTATGAGAGCTACAAGCGCTATGCGGCACTGGTGAATGAACAGGAGAAACAACGCTTCCGCCTGCGTGACTTGCTTCAGTTCAAAGTCCGGGACCCTGTTCCTCTGGAGGAGGTGGAGCCCATTGAGGCTATCACTCGCCGCTTCAAAACAGGGGCGATGAGCTACGGCTCGATCTCGAAGGAAGCCCATGAAGCGCTTGCGATCGCCATGAATCGCATCGGCGGTAAGTCCAACACGGGTGAGGGTGGTGAAGATCCAGAGCGCTATACCTGGACGAACGAGAAAGGTGACTCTAAGAATAGCGCCATCAAACAGGTCGCCTCAGGGCGCTTCGGCGTCACCAGCCTGTATCTGTCCCAGGCCAAGGAAATCCAAATCAAGATGGCGCAGGGGGCAAAACCCGGCGAAGGGGGGCAATTGCCAGGGCGCAAAGTTTACCCTTGGATTGCTAAAGTACGCCACTCGACGCCAGGTGTGGGGCTGATTTCGCCCCCGCCTCACCATGACATCTACTCCATTGAAGATCTCGCAGAGCTAATCCACGACTTAAAGAACGCCAACCGGCAAGCGCGAATTAACGTCAAGCTGGTGTCGGAAGTGGGTGTGGGAACGATTGCTGCTGGGGTGGCGAAGGCCCATGCCGATGTGATTCTGATTTCTGGCTTTGACGGTGGCACTGGGGCCTCTCCTCAAACCTCTATCAAACATGCCGGGCTGCCCTGGGAACTGGGCTTAGCCGAAACGCACCAGACGCTGGTGATGAACAACCTGCGCAGCCGAGTGGTGGTCGAAACAGACGGGCAAATGAAAACGGGGCGAGATGTGGTCATCGCTGCGCTGCTGGGGGCGGAGGAATTCGGCTTTTCCACTGCGCCTTTGGTGAGTCTGGGCTGCATCATGATGCGGGTTTGCCACATGAACACCTGCCCAGTCGGCGTGGCGACTCAAAATCCAGACCTGCGGAAGCATTTCATGGGCGACCCTGATCATGTGGTCAATTACATGCGCTTTATCGCCCAGGAGATTCGTGAATGGATGGCCCAGCTAGGGTTCCGCACCCTGGATGAAATGGTGGGCCGTACCGATGTCTTAGAGCCGAAACAGGCGATCGATCATTGGAAGGCAAAAGGGCTGGATCTATCCCCCATCCTCCACCAGCCAGAGGTGGAGCCGGAGGTGGGGCGCTACTGTCAAATTTCCCAAGATCATGGTCTTGAGAAGTCCCTAGACATGACGACGCTGCTGGATTTGTGTCAGCCAGCCATTGAGCGCGGTGACAAGGTCGCGGCTACTCTACCCATTCGAAATACCAACCGAGTCGTTGGGACTATCCTCGGTAACGAAATTACCCAGCGTCATTGGGAAGGGCTGCCAGAAGATACCGTGCATCTTCACTTCCAGGGCAGTGCCGGACAAAGCTTTGGCGCTTTCGTTCCCAAAGGGGTGACCTTAGAGCTCGAAGGGGATGCAAACGACTACTTCGGTAAAGGGTTGAGCGGCGGCAAGATTATTCTCTATCCGCCCAAGCAGTCCACCTTTGTTCCTGAAGAGAACATCATCACGGGGAATGTGGCTTTCTATGGTGCGACCAGTGGGGAAGCCTACATTCGCGGTCTGGCCGGGGAACGGTTTTGCGTCCGCAATTCTGGGGTCAGAGCGGTTGTAGAAGGGGTCGGCGATCATGCCTGTGAATACATGACTGGCGGCAAAGCCGTCATTCTGGGCAGTACCGGACGTAACTTTGCCGCTGGCATGAGTGGTGGTATTGCGTACGTGTTGGATGAAGGGGGTGACTTCTCTAGCCGCTGCAACACCGACATGGTGGATCTTGAGACCCTGGACGATCCGGAAGAAATCCGTGAGCTGCATGACATGATTCAGCGCCATGTCGCCTATACCGACAGCAGCCGAGGGGCAGAGGTGCTCGCCCATTGGGACAATACCGTAACCAAATTTGTGAAAGTCATGCCCCGCGATTATAAACGGGTGCTGCAACACATCCAGAAGGCGATCGCCGATGGCCTCACCGGTGACGATGCGCTGTCAGCAGCGTTTGAAGAAAACGCCCGCGACATCGCTCGCATCAGCGGCAGTTAA